The following proteins are encoded in a genomic region of Leptospira fainei serovar Hurstbridge str. BUT 6:
- a CDS encoding AAA family ATPase, translating into MIDPAIETTITQIRPYIPSAIYKRLAEENESKFYRSQIVDGAILFFDVVNFTPTTVSLAAKGTRGIDILQSTLSEYYTKVIEHIHSWGGVVYQFAGDSLLVSFEASESEPKGNSALRAASCSLDLFPILSSFKDIELLGDRYSLQARIGLGYGGIREIILGESSRFFRAVLSGHPVQEAVDAEKIASGGEVIISKSLFDQLPTRSIAFEEISSDFYKLINLNIEVKRPFGASFPELIHSNPERLLKRSKRFIVPELLTSVTNIHRDFSGDYREITAVFLHVEPHLRREEDRNNLNKFVIYVQSLASSFNGTFLMIDLSDKGAMFVIVFGAPQALENKEALAQRFALRVLDKSSEFVAGKDLQIGIATGMAYTGDLGAPFRKDFTAIGELMNIAARLATIPDEKGILIDANTKAKSGRNFQVESADEMELKGIKGSVRIFRLLEESKNIPGLLVQYRDPIIGRTEELNTLHRFLEKGMQSEGQVCRVVAEAGLGKSRLTNTFIDQAYERNVEILLGYCYPYEKFTPFYPWKELLGLFFGIFEDDSPQGRLSKIESSLKTLPTIDPSWAKPLLSLLGTPIEEDPLTKGLSQKQKNERVFEIITELLSVRSSQKPLLLVFEDVHWADELSLRLLEKISSRILDMKALLILVSRPEGQFGESKFDSNENSIILREFTIEEAKEFLLRKFHLESGGFIDKILVQSNGNPFFLESIVHNLIEEGALINSENGNLYPVKSDAEINIPNSLNDVLLARVDRLDEQEKIVLKTASVAGRLIHFDTLSHLLPQEIRKELSGILQALETLDLTPLEAPDPLTYIFKHIVIRDIVYNTLLHSTRESLHRKIASFIEDKASDNLSEQADILSFHYKNSGDTKKAFEFSLMAAGKARENYANQDAIYHYKEALEILGKSGNKSKEAYSIKEALANVYRQAGEYVEAEILFKECLNRKISKTERIRLLTGLGQIYQEQDNSGPALRSLEKALALTGLTPPKRRLGTIFKIIVQIPLLLRFSLFGPALSSAKKQKLLSLRSAILVALSKIYLWQDTKKFGWAVFSNFNATQRYETFSQRALAEAAMGQVLSGLNLFSPARKFLDKSLTLAETIEDPYARAVTRLLFGAFYMMQNKPREGLPYLHEGIGIYRQVGEKWELLSALSIGGFMHYFLSDFKTSRTFFDDIGTVAEELGARLQAKWTRIWSPYFSYLLGELSADELEAKLLAEANRAAHEKDLMNELSTLNKLLKLSVMEGWPEKAAEWSNRSYRGFLECDVKMPQLQIGNVYNAEAALFVLKSGFRTDKAKFEKIIETGIHRGLALGKALPYLHGPALALHASYLNFKGKQSEARQTFEIAEMFLSKQPNRWEHANCMLEAGMNLNDSQRIETAKNLFIELGAAADLRRLKRIRL; encoded by the coding sequence TTGATAGATCCCGCTATTGAAACTACGATCACTCAGATCCGACCCTATATACCTTCTGCAATCTACAAAAGACTAGCCGAAGAAAACGAATCAAAATTTTATAGATCCCAAATCGTAGACGGAGCGATATTATTCTTTGATGTCGTAAATTTTACCCCGACGACGGTTTCCCTCGCCGCAAAAGGAACCCGAGGGATCGACATACTGCAAAGCACTTTATCAGAATATTATACGAAAGTTATAGAACATATTCATTCCTGGGGTGGAGTAGTTTATCAGTTCGCCGGAGATTCCTTGCTCGTGAGCTTTGAAGCGTCGGAATCCGAGCCTAAGGGGAATTCCGCGCTCAGAGCCGCTAGTTGTTCGCTCGATCTTTTCCCGATTCTCTCTTCGTTCAAGGATATCGAACTGCTCGGGGACCGATATTCGTTACAGGCAAGAATCGGCCTCGGTTATGGAGGAATTAGGGAAATAATCTTAGGCGAATCAAGTAGATTTTTTCGAGCCGTCCTATCCGGCCATCCGGTGCAGGAAGCGGTTGACGCGGAAAAGATTGCTTCCGGCGGAGAAGTAATTATCAGCAAAAGCCTATTCGACCAGCTGCCAACTCGATCGATTGCATTCGAGGAAATTTCCAGCGACTTTTATAAATTAATAAACTTAAATATAGAAGTGAAGAGGCCGTTCGGCGCCTCTTTTCCGGAACTTATCCATTCGAATCCCGAACGATTGCTGAAGCGAAGTAAGCGATTTATCGTTCCCGAGCTGTTAACTAGCGTTACGAATATTCATCGCGATTTCTCCGGAGATTATCGGGAAATTACCGCCGTCTTTCTTCATGTTGAACCGCACTTAAGAAGAGAAGAAGACAGAAATAATCTTAATAAATTTGTAATTTACGTTCAATCGCTCGCTAGTTCTTTCAATGGAACTTTCTTGATGATAGATCTATCCGACAAAGGCGCTATGTTCGTAATAGTATTCGGCGCTCCTCAGGCTCTCGAAAATAAGGAAGCTCTCGCACAAAGGTTTGCGTTGCGAGTATTGGATAAATCTTCAGAGTTCGTAGCGGGTAAGGACCTGCAAATCGGGATAGCCACCGGAATGGCTTATACGGGCGATCTTGGCGCTCCGTTCCGAAAGGATTTTACCGCTATAGGCGAACTCATGAATATCGCCGCTCGATTGGCGACGATTCCCGACGAGAAGGGTATCCTGATAGATGCCAATACGAAAGCCAAGTCCGGGAGAAACTTTCAAGTAGAATCCGCGGATGAAATGGAACTGAAAGGCATCAAGGGTTCCGTTCGTATATTTCGTCTGTTAGAGGAAAGTAAAAATATTCCCGGATTGTTGGTCCAATATAGAGATCCGATTATAGGAAGAACCGAAGAACTAAATACTCTTCATCGATTCTTGGAAAAGGGGATGCAGAGCGAAGGCCAAGTTTGTCGCGTAGTTGCGGAGGCCGGACTCGGAAAATCGAGGTTAACGAACACCTTTATCGATCAGGCATACGAAAGAAACGTTGAAATCCTATTAGGTTATTGTTATCCTTATGAGAAATTCACTCCCTTTTATCCTTGGAAAGAGCTACTAGGATTATTTTTCGGCATTTTTGAAGATGATTCCCCGCAAGGTCGATTGTCGAAAATCGAATCCTCGCTAAAAACCCTACCGACTATAGATCCCTCCTGGGCTAAGCCGCTACTTTCATTGTTAGGAACGCCGATAGAAGAGGATCCTTTAACTAAAGGTTTATCTCAAAAGCAAAAAAACGAACGCGTTTTCGAAATAATTACGGAGTTATTATCAGTACGATCTAGTCAAAAACCTCTCTTGCTCGTGTTCGAAGATGTGCATTGGGCGGACGAACTTTCGTTGCGCTTATTAGAGAAAATCTCGTCGCGAATTCTCGATATGAAAGCCTTGCTGATTTTGGTATCTCGTCCCGAAGGGCAATTTGGAGAATCCAAGTTCGATTCGAATGAAAATTCGATTATTTTACGCGAGTTTACGATCGAAGAGGCGAAAGAATTCTTATTGCGTAAGTTTCACCTCGAGTCAGGAGGATTCATCGATAAGATTTTAGTCCAGTCCAACGGTAACCCCTTCTTTCTGGAATCCATCGTTCATAATTTAATTGAGGAAGGAGCGCTCATTAATTCCGAGAACGGTAATCTATATCCGGTAAAAAGCGACGCTGAAATCAATATTCCAAATAGCTTAAATGACGTACTCCTTGCCAGAGTCGATAGATTGGATGAGCAGGAGAAAATCGTCTTAAAAACGGCCTCCGTAGCCGGACGATTAATTCACTTCGATACTTTAAGCCATTTGCTGCCGCAGGAAATTCGAAAGGAACTAAGCGGAATCTTACAAGCCTTAGAAACTTTGGATTTAACTCCGTTAGAAGCTCCGGATCCTTTAACTTATATTTTTAAACATATAGTTATTCGTGATATCGTTTACAATACCCTCCTCCATTCGACTAGAGAATCTCTGCATCGTAAGATCGCCTCGTTTATAGAGGATAAAGCCTCGGATAACCTTTCGGAACAGGCGGATATTCTTTCCTTTCATTACAAAAATAGCGGTGATACGAAGAAAGCTTTCGAATTTTCGCTAATGGCTGCGGGAAAAGCTCGTGAAAATTATGCGAACCAGGATGCGATTTATCATTATAAAGAAGCGTTAGAAATCCTCGGCAAATCCGGAAATAAGAGCAAAGAAGCTTATTCGATAAAGGAGGCATTGGCGAACGTTTACAGACAGGCCGGAGAATACGTCGAAGCTGAAATTCTATTTAAAGAATGCTTAAATAGGAAAATCAGTAAAACGGAACGGATTCGTTTATTAACCGGATTAGGGCAAATTTATCAAGAACAGGATAATTCCGGCCCCGCACTGCGTTCATTGGAAAAAGCGTTGGCTTTAACAGGCCTGACTCCTCCGAAAAGACGCCTCGGAACCATTTTCAAGATCATCGTGCAAATACCCTTATTGCTTCGTTTCTCATTGTTCGGCCCCGCTTTGAGTTCGGCAAAAAAGCAAAAGCTACTCTCTCTTCGATCGGCTATTTTAGTCGCCTTGTCCAAAATTTATCTTTGGCAAGATACGAAGAAATTCGGCTGGGCAGTCTTCTCGAATTTTAACGCGACACAACGGTATGAAACATTTTCGCAACGAGCTCTCGCAGAAGCCGCGATGGGACAAGTGCTATCCGGTTTAAATCTTTTCTCTCCGGCGAGAAAATTTTTGGATAAAAGCTTAACATTGGCCGAAACCATCGAAGATCCTTACGCTCGAGCCGTCACGAGACTTTTATTCGGCGCGTTTTATATGATGCAAAATAAACCGCGTGAAGGACTTCCTTATCTGCACGAAGGTATCGGAATTTATCGACAAGTCGGCGAGAAATGGGAACTACTCTCTGCTCTATCGATAGGTGGATTTATGCATTATTTTCTATCCGATTTTAAAACATCTAGAACATTCTTCGATGATATCGGGACTGTCGCAGAAGAATTAGGCGCCAGGCTTCAGGCCAAATGGACGCGAATCTGGTCTCCATATTTCAGTTATTTACTCGGTGAATTATCTGCCGACGAATTGGAAGCAAAGCTTCTCGCGGAAGCCAACAGGGCAGCACATGAAAAAGATCTAATGAATGAACTTTCGACGTTGAATAAGCTTTTAAAACTTTCGGTCATGGAAGGCTGGCCGGAAAAAGCCGCCGAATGGAGCAATAGAAGCTATCGCGGATTCCTGGAATGCGATGTTAAGATGCCCCAATTGCAAATTGGAAACGTCTATAACGCGGAAGCGGCCCTCTTTGTTTTAAAATCAGGGTTTAGAACCGACAAAGCCAAATTTGAAAAGATTATAGAAACGGGTATCCACAGAGGTTTAGCGTTAGGCAAGGCTCTTCCTTATCTCCACGGTCCGGCTTTAGCATTGCACGCAAGTTATCTCAACTTCAAAGGTAAACAATCAGAAGCAAGACAGACTTTTGAGATTGCGGAGATGTTCCTTTCCAAGCAACCGAATCGATGGGAGCACGCTAATTGCATGTTAGAAGCCGGAATGAATTTAAACGATTCGCAAAGGATCGAAACGGCTAAAAACCTCTTTATCGAGTTGGGAGCTGCGGCCGATTTGAGACGCCTTAAACGCATCCGCCTTTGA
- a CDS encoding class I SAM-dependent methyltransferase, protein MKKAKDYLDLGKPEDEYHNSVIEGQKIYSDSFLRIYDIVVLHIISRWFWRCPPDNMVRLYNENLRGNHLDIGVGTGYLLQKAKFPVSKPRISVLDLNPNTLVEARRRLSAISEDFSAYRANILEPIAIKEKFDSIGLSFLFHCVPGQIYEKATVAFKNLIKIRSKDGVIFGSTALYDLGQEHPLSRYGMKNLNKRGVFHNTQDTLPGLEKALAENFKDYKLYTVGAVAFFVAGKARR, encoded by the coding sequence ATGAAAAAGGCAAAGGATTATTTGGATTTAGGAAAACCCGAGGATGAATATCATAATTCTGTTATTGAAGGTCAAAAGATATATTCCGATAGTTTTTTGCGTATTTACGATATTGTCGTGCTGCATATTATAAGTCGTTGGTTCTGGAGATGTCCACCGGACAATATGGTGCGGCTCTATAATGAGAATTTACGGGGAAATCATCTCGATATCGGAGTTGGAACGGGATATCTTTTACAAAAAGCTAAATTTCCCGTTTCTAAGCCCAGAATTTCCGTTTTAGATTTGAATCCGAATACTCTAGTCGAGGCCCGTCGGAGGTTATCGGCAATTAGCGAAGATTTCAGCGCATACAGAGCGAACATTCTTGAGCCGATTGCAATTAAGGAAAAATTCGATTCGATAGGTTTAAGCTTCTTATTTCATTGTGTTCCCGGTCAAATTTATGAGAAAGCGACAGTCGCATTTAAGAACCTGATCAAAATTCGAAGCAAGGACGGCGTAATCTTCGGTTCGACTGCTTTATACGACTTAGGACAAGAACATCCACTTTCGCGCTATGGAATGAAGAATCTTAACAAAAGAGGCGTATTTCACAACACCCAAGATACGCTTCCCGGTTTAGAGAAAGCGTTGGCGGAAAATTTTAAAGACTATAAATTGTATACGGTCGGCGCCGTGGCGTTTTTTGTCGCGGGAAAGGCGCGTCGATAG